GGCTTGGGGCGGAGTACACTTCCTCGGGCGGGCCTTCTTGCAGGATTTTTCCCGACCCCATCACCAGAAGCCAGTCGGCCATGCGGGCCAGGATGGGGTCGTGGCTCACCGCCAGGGTGGGGATTCCTTCCCGGCGGATGAGTTCCACCAGCTCCCCTAGAACCTGGTCCTTGGTGAGGGGATCCAGGGCGCTGGTGGGCTCGTCCAGAAGGAGAATCTCCGGGTTCCTGGCCAAAGCCCGGGCGAGGGCCACCCGTTGCTTCTGGCCGCCCGAAAGCTGGCTTGGGCGCTTGTGGGCGTGCTCCTCGAGGCCAACCCGCTCCAAGAGGGCCAGGGCCCTAGCCTTCCGGTTTCCTCCCGCCAGGGGAAAGGCCACGTTCTCCCAAGCGGTCATGTGGGGGAAGAGGGCCAGGTCCTGGGGCAGGTAGCCCACGGGCCGTCTTTCGGGGGGAAGGCCCCCATAGGGCCTGCCCTCGGCGGGTACCAGGCCCGCCAGGGCCTTGAGAAGCGTGGTCTTGCCTGCGCCGCTTTCCCCCAGGAGCACGGTGAAGCCCTGGATGTGGAACCGGGCCTCGAGGAGGATC
This sequence is a window from Thermus antranikianii DSM 12462. Protein-coding genes within it:
- a CDS encoding ABC transporter ATP-binding protein, with product MEVHYLIRKPILLEARFHIQGFTVLLGESGAGKTTLLKALAGLVPAEGRPYGGLPPERRPVGYLPQDLALFPHMTAWENVAFPLAGGNRKARALALLERVGLEEHAHKRPSQLSGGQKQRVALARALARNPEILLLDEPTSALDPLTKDQVLGELVELIRREGIPTLAVSHDPILARMADWLLVMGSGKILQEGPPEEVYSAPSQLLVARLLGYENLFPARIEPGGVEVNGVHLRLSLPSWARPGDTAWVGIRAEEVIVVRQDRPPPPENILDGVLVSLHPEGLAYRGVFQGSIRLQILLPRHVQARLNLHPGQRLQVVLKPHYLHLMPG